A window of Xiphophorus hellerii strain 12219 chromosome 7, Xiphophorus_hellerii-4.1, whole genome shotgun sequence contains these coding sequences:
- the LOC116723131 gene encoding actin-related protein 3-B → MAGRLPACVVDCGTGYTKLGYAGNTEPQFIVPSCIAIKESAKVGDQAQRRMMKGVDDLDFYIGDEAVDKPTYSTKWPIRHGIVEDWDLMERFMEQVIFKYLRAEPEDHYFLLTEPPLNTPENREYTAEIMFESFNVPGLYIAVQAVLALAASWTSRQVGERTLTGTVIDSGDGVTHVIPVAEGYVIGSCIKHIPIAGRDITYFTQQLLRDREVGIPPEQSLETAKAVKERFSYVCPDLVKEFSKYDSDGSKWIKQYTGVNAVSKKEFTIDVGYERFLGPEIFFHPEFANPDFTQPISEVVDEVIQNCPIDVRRPLYKNVVLSGGSTMFRDFGRRLQRDLKRTVDARLKLSEELSGGKLKPKPIDVQVVTHHMQRYAVWFGGSMLASTPEFYQVCHTKKDYEEIGPSICRHNPVFGVMS, encoded by the exons ATGGCTGGACGGCTACCGGCGTGTGTGGTGGACTGCGGGACGGG TTACACCAAGCTGGGCTACGCAGGAAACACCGAGCCGCAGTTCATCGTTCCCTCAT GCATTGCCATCAAGGAGTCGGCGAAGGTGGGCGATCAGGCCCAGCGGAGGATGATGAAGGGAGTGGACGACCTGGACTTCTACATCGGTGATGAAGCTGTGGACAAACCCACGTACTCCACCAAG TGGCCGATCCGCCACGGGATCGTGGAGGACTGGGACCTGATGGAGCGCTTCATGGAGCAGGTCATCTTCAAGTACCTGCGGGCCGAGCCAGAGGACCACTACTTCCTGCTG ACGGAACCTCCTCTGAACACGCCGGAGAACCGGGAATACACGGCCGAGATCATGTTCGAGTCCTTCAACGTCCCGGGGCTCTACATCGCCGTGCag GCCGTTTTGGCGCTGGCAGCCTCCTGGACTTCCAGGCAGGTCGGAGAGCGGACCCTGACCGGAACCGTCATCGACAGCGGAGACGGCGTCACTCACGTCATTCCTGTG GCTGAAGGCTACGTGATCGGCAGCTGCATCAAGCACATCCCCATCGCAGGCAGAGACATCACCTACTTCACCCAGCAGCTGCTGAGGGACAGGGAGGTGGGCATCCCCCCGGAGCAGTCCCTGGAGACGGCCAAGGCGGTCAAG GAACGGTTCAGCTATGTGTGTCCGGACCTGGTCAAAGAATTCAGTAAGTATGACTCGGACGGGTCCAAATGGATCAAGCAGTACACCGGGGTCAACGCCGTCAGCAAGAAGGAGTTCACCATCGACGTGGGCTACGAGCGCTTCCTGGGCCCGGAGATCTTCTTCCACCCAGAG TTCGCCAACCCGGACTTCACCCAGCCCATCTCAGAGGTCGTGGACGAGGTCATCCAGAACTGTCCCATCGACGTTCGCCGTCCGCTCTACAAG AATGTGGTTCTGTCCGGAGGCTCCACCATGTTCAGGGACTTTGGGCGGCGGCTGCAGAGAGACCTGAAGAGGACGGTGGACGCCCGGCTGAAGCTGAGCGAGGAGCTGAGCGGAGGAAAGCTCAAG CCCAAACCAATCGATGTTCAGGTTGTCACTCATCACATGCAGAGATACGCCGTGTGGTTTGGAGGATCCATGCTGGCATCGACG CCCGAGTTCTACCAGGTCTGCCACACCAAGAAGGACTACGAGGAGATCGGGCCAAGCATCTGCCGCCATAACCCCGTGTTTGGGGTCATGTCCTAA